AATAATTACATCAATGGCTATGACAAATGTGGACGCGATAGGAGTGACAAGAGGCTTAGAACTAATACTCTGGCTAATTATCACTTAACCTATGGCAAGCACTTTGAGAAACTCAATCCCAAGTTGCACCTAACTGGGGAGAACATTATTTCTGAGCTTAACCGGAACTGGGGTCAGTTGATTGTCTCAATTTCTGGCTCCCAAACTCTCTGCTCTAAAGGCTTCAGAAATGCCTATACAGGAGTTTTAAAGCTTTTGAGGGATACCAGACTTGATGGAGAATTAACCAAGGTTACTAAGCAGGGTGAGAGCATCTCAATCACCCTTGACAAAAGGAACTGAGGATAGAGAACATATAATCATTATTCATCCCTGCCCGTTTCTGCTCCTGTCGAAAACTGCGCTTGAGAGTAGTTTCCTGACGAAGAGCATTGAGGGCCCAACGTCTCAGAAGGGCAAAATTTTGAGGACTATGACCGGAACGAATCCGACTGGAATCTTCATTAAAGGTCACATCTAAAGTCCAATGAACTGGGTTTTCAATACCCCAATGTTGGCGAATAACTTTACCTAAAATCCGAGCATCGGCGGGTAAAGAAGAAAGATAAAATTGGACTTCGTGAGTCGTTTTATTCCAGAGATGACGAGTTCTCTCCACGGCCACTAGGGTTTGCAATCCCACCCATTGTTCCAATTGATAGCAGGGACTCAAACTCTGTCACCGGAATCGCCCAAACTTTTCTTTTTTCTCGGCGATAGTGTCCGGCTGAAACTCCTTGGTCATAATCAATATTTACCCAGGGATCTGAGTTAGTTTTGAGGTCATTAAACTTCTGTTCAACTTGAGCGTAAAGAGTGGGATGATTCTTTTTCAACGACAGAACATAATCCGCTTTTTTCTCTTGAATTTTTTGGACCATTTCGGTCTGAGTTCCCATGGCATCAATGGTGATAACTGCTCCGGTCATATCTAATAACTCCAGCAGGGCGGGAATCGCCGTGATTTCATTCGATTTGTCGTCAACCGGAATTTGTCCTAAAATGAATTGTTGTTGACTGGCCCAAGCGGTGACTAAGTTTAAGGCTTTAATTCCCTTCTCTCGATCGTAAGAACCTCGTAAAGTTTTGCCATCTATGGGAACTACTTGTCCTACCAAAGAACCGAGAAGTGGTTGAAGCCATTGCTGTAATGCCTTCTCCAGTTCTGACGGATTAATTCTCTCAAATACTCGTCGAAAAGTGTCATCAGAGGGAATACCATTAGGTAAGTCTAAGAACTCACTCAAGCCGGAAGATTTACTCAGACCATAATTCTCAATATCTTCCCAACCTTCAGCACCAGCAATTACAGCTAAAATTGAAATTACAATGATATCTTTTAACAAGTGTTTTTGAGTTCGAGTCGTTTGAGGATCTTGAATTTGGGCAACACAACTTAATAAATTAGCTTGAATTTCTTCCCGGGAATTGACTACTTGAGTTGAAGTGAACTTTTTGGTCTTGTCTGATTGAAGTGAGCGAGCCAAACCTTTAGCCATAATCTCGATTGGATGAGTTAATTGAAGTTGATGCTAGGCCTATATTATCAAAGTTCGGCCGATTCTAGTTTGACCCATGTTTTTCAGTTTTTGTCAGATACATTGGCTACCAAATTAGATGAGCTTACCCTGGCCGCTCTTCTCGCTCTGGTAGAGCAATGAGCCAATCAATGAGCCGAAATAGCTCGACAATATCTTCGCGGGATAATCCTCGTTGATAGAGACTTTTGAGCAATGCCAGTTTATTTTCATAACCCCCCTCTGGGTTGTCACCCATGCTCTGGGCTGCTCTATGGGCTTGAACTAGGGCAGCAAAGGGGTTAGGGTCAATGTCTAGCTCACTGATATTGTAATCAAGGAGCTTGACAATCGGAAAGGTTAAGGTAGCCTGGCATCCCCAAAAGTCTCGCTGATAATGATAGGGTCGCCAAGATGGGCGATCGTCAGCTAAAACGGCTAAACTGGCTATGTTACGACGATAGGTGTCAAAGATACGACTATTGTAGATATACATTCGTTCAGCAAACTCGGATTGGGCTTGTGATTGGACTTCGATGTGTAACAACACCCAAATTTCTTCCCCATTCCTGCACCAGACTTTGACCAGTTTATCAGCATCTCGTCGCCCGGTTTCAGTTTCGCGCTTAATTTTTTGGAGTTCGGTATCGAGGAATTCAAAGCCCCTTGCCCAATCAATCTCTGCCTCAATCAGGGGAAAGAAAAAGCGCATAAAATCATGAAAGTAAAGCGAAATCGCTTCTTTCCATGGTGAGTCAAAATCGGTCATTCCTGCACCTTTAATCCATAATGGCTCTATGATAGATCGCCTCTTCCCTGACTCTCTAAATAGCTTGGGGTAGCACTAAGGTAAAATACGGAAGCATTGACGATAGATATTCAAATGCAAGAATATGGAGTGGGTAGAAGGAGTGAGGATGGAGAATAATCCGCTGAAGAGTCCAGAACCAGCACGGGTGATGGATCTTCCCATTCATTTATGCGACGATTATCCAGGGTGGTTACTGCATCTACTCAAGGAACGTCAAGGAGCACATGTAGTGACTCTGAATGCAGAAATGACTATGCAAGCGCGGGAAAATCCAGCTCTAGCAGAGGTGATCCGCCAAGCAGATTTGGTCATTCCTGATGGATCGGGAGTGGTTTTATACTTGCAATGGCAGGGGTATCAGATCCAGCGCTTTCCCGGTATTGAGTTAGCCCAAACACTGCTTTATCGTATCCCTGAATTTTCTTCATCAGAGGAAGTCTCTAAAGGGGTGTTTTTCTATGGAGGGCAGCCAGGAGTTGCTGAAGAGGCGGCGCAAATGTGGCAGCAGCACTGTCCAGATCTTGAGATCGTGGCGCAACATGGGTATCTGTCTGAAGCTGAACAGCAAGCCCTTTTATCTATGTTAGAAGAAAAACAACCTTACTTGATTTATGTCGGCTTAGGCGTTCCCCGTCAAGAACTCTGGATCGCTCAACATCGCTCGATCTGTCCGGAGTCCATTTGGATTGGAGTAGGGGGCAGTTTTGATATTTGGGCAGGACGAAAAGATCGCGCTCCGGTTTGGTTGCGCGATCGCCATTTAGAATGGGTGTATCGTCTCTACCAAGAACCGAGTCGTTGGCGGAGAATGTTAGCCCTACCTCGGTTTGCCTGGCTATCCTTAACGCAGTCGTTCTGAATCGGTTCAGATGAAAACCCTAAAACAAACGCTACAGTCAGTCCGGCAATGGTGGCAACCGTCTCATTCCCCAGAACCCTCGGTTGCAGGAAAAAAAATCATTATTCAGTTTCAGAACATCCAAAAAACCTATAACAATGGTACTTGTCCCCTGCGCCAAATCTCCTTAGTAGTCTGTAAGGGCGATTTTCTGTTTATTACGGGAGCATCTGGAGCGGGGAAATCGACGTTTCTCAAGCTCATTTATGGGGCAGAAAAGCCCACATCTGGTAACTTGACTGTTTTAGGGGAAACGATGACGGACTTAAAAGGTGATCGCCTTTCCCAACTGCGGCGTAAAATGGGTATTGTCTTCCAAGACTACCAACTTATCCCCCAAAAAACCATTGCTGAAAACCTGACCTTTGTTCTTCGCGCCCAAGGATTTAGCCCTGCACAAATCCAGCGCCGTCTACCCCCTACCCTGAAAATGTTGGGCTTATCCCACAAAGCCAACTGTTTCCCCCATTACCTCTCTGGAGGAGAGCAGCAACGGGCAAGTTTAGCACGCGCTCTGGTGGGGACACCTCCCCTGCTGTTAGCCGATGAACCCACAGGTAACCTGGATTCCCACAACGCCATGCAAGTGATGAAAATCTTACAAAAAGTCAATCGCATGGGCATCACCATTCTGGTAACCACCCATGACGAACGATTGATTCAGTTTTTAGGAAAACCAGTCTTATCTCTCCATCAAGGGCATTTAACCCCTGTTGATTAGAATTCTACATCTTCACCCGGTTCTGGAGCTAATCCACCCACCCCAATTTGAGTATTGTAGATGGTCGCTTCTGTAATCGTCAGGTCTTGCATATCTGCACGGGTAACATCCACTTCAATCAGAGAAGCGCGGGTAAAATTAACATCGACTAGATTGGCTTCATGTAAACTCGCTTGATTGAGGAAGGCATCGGTTAGATTAGCGCCTTCGAGATTAGCACCGGTGAGATCTGCACCTTCTAAGTTTGCTTCGGTCAGATTTGCACCGGATAAATCAGCATTACGTAAATCTGCGCCAATCAAATGGTGTTGGCTTAAATCTGCACCAGAGAGGTCACATCCCATACATGCGCGAGTTTCAAGCAGTTGTTGGACGTGGTCGGGATTTTCAGCTTTAGCCGGACTGAGCCATAGAAGGGGAGTAAATAAGGCTAAAACGGCTGCATGTGTAAGTTTCATATTGGCTTACCTCCCACACTGGTGTATAGATCGAATGTTATGATTTTCAGTATAGGGGTTACATCCCTGGAATTTCTTCCTCCAAGTGGAGGATTTGCAATTCACCCTTGTGCCGGATGTGCGATCGCCACAGTTATGCTATAATTGCTGAGATATTGAATTGCGCTAGAACATCCATTCTAAGGAAATACCGACTCGACTATCTTTACGCTCGCTGGAGTTCTGTTTTTCAATCTCTGTTCCTAAACGCCACTGCTCAGTTAGAGCATAACCCATGGCAAGGGTCGTTAAACCAATTTCTGTGCCACTTCCCGGATTGACAAAGGTTTGAGAGAGGGATAAATCTGTACCCCCTCCCCGTGAAGGAATCAGCATCAGGCGTAGCCCCAAATTAACCCCCCCTCTTGAATAGTCTGGGGTTCCCAGATGATGATACCCGAAGACGGGAGCTAAGTTAAAATATCCACCTAGGGGAAGTACATGATAATGAAGATCTAGGGCTAAGTGCGATCGCTCCCCCCCAAACGATCCCTCATACCCTACACTGAAACTTAACCCCGTTTTTCCCACCCACCAATCTTCTAACCCCACATGAAACCCCCCTAGATGATCTGATGACGGAAACTGGGAATACCCCGCTTTCAGTCGGGTGGGTAAACTTGGATCAGTTTGGATCTCTTCTAACACATTTGGCACGTCCTCTTGCCAACGTTGCAGCACGGGAGAGCCTTCTAAAACCCCTGGTGGCACCTCCACAGGCTCGGCATAGGCAGCAAGTTCCATCCCCCATAACCCAGCGACTAACCCCAGGATGATACTCATTAAACTCTTAACAGATTCTCCCATTTCCATTGTCTTACCCTCAAAAGAGGGGTAAACTCCGTGTTTCTCCGTGACTCTGTGGTTTTATCCCTTTAAAAACCATAAAAAGGGCCTGCCAATCTTGACAGAACCCTTTCACCTCATGAAAAAATCTAATTAAAGAACAGCGCCTTCCATTTCTGTCACATCAATGGGTTTCATGAAATACAGTTTGATAAATTGAACACCATTAGAAAGGTAATGGGGAAGCTTTTGCAGGGGTTTTAAGAACTTGGGACTGCTAGAAGCATCAATTTCCCGCAATTTCTTATTATTTTCGATGCAAATATCCAAATATTCATAGAATTTCGGATTGTCTACATCCAACATGACTGGGAATACCCGACCTGCGGTTTCATTGGTTTTCTTGATCACATAAATGTCGTATTCGCGCGCATCTAAACCAATAGAAGCATAGAAATCTGACCGTTGGATATCATTCAGGAACATGGTCGCAAACACCGACAACAGGAAGAAACGACTCCAGAGTTTCGCCTTCCAATCATTGAGCATTTGGGGCTGAGATTTCATAATGGCATCAAAGAAATCACCATGGCGGTTTTCGTCCTGACACCAATTTTCAAAGAAGCGGAAGATGGGATACACTCTATCTTCTGGATGTTTCTGTAAGTGGCGATAGATCGTAATATAGCGCCAGTAGCCAATTTTTTCAGACAGGTAAGTAGCGTAGAAAATAAACTTAGGCTTGAAGAAAGTATAGCTCCGACTTTTGGTCAGAAAGCCTAAATCTAAGGAGAGATTGAAGTCTGACATCGCCTTATTCAAAAATCCAGCATGACGGGCTTCGTCACGGGACATTAAATTAAAGCATTCTGCCAACACTGGACTTTTACCCTTGAGACGACGGCCTAATTCTTTATAGAGTAAGAAACCAGAAAACTCAGCGGTACAAGAGCGCTCGAGAAATTCGACAAACAACCGACGGGTTTCACCATCAATATGATCCCAGGATTGGTTAAATTCCTCGTCACGGACAAAGTGATGGCGATTATAATCTGCTCTGAATTCTTCCAGAATCGCTTGCAATTCGTCTTCATTTACAGAGATGTCCATCTCAGCCATCTCATCGAAGTCTGTGGTGTAGAATCGAGGGGTCAGGATAGTTTCCTTAGCCGGGACTTTTACGCCTGGACGGATTTCTTGAAAAGCGGGTTTTTCAGCCGAGCTTACCATAGGTCTTTAAGGATTCGTTTTGAGTTATGAGCGCTTCCCTTAAGGGGGGTTGGATCTCCGGTGAGGGAGGGTTTTTAAAGTATCTAGGGTCTTAGTTTAACAAGGTCTGAGGCAGCGATCGCCATTTTTATGTTAAGAGTTGCAACAATTCTGTTACTTTCCTTAATTTATCACTGAGTTGAATCCTATATCTATCCCTATCAGTAGAAGGGATACAGCCATTTTAGACTAGGCTGCACCACACGATCGCAGATTTCTTAATCTTTCTTAATCTTGGATATACTCTGTACCCTGAATCAGGGCGAACTCTGCCCGCACCAACTCCCGTCCCAGATACGCCGCATGATCGAACATCGTCACTCCGCAGGGAGGATTGGTTTCAAAGAGTTTGACGCACAATTCCTTTGCCGTTCGCGCTGTGTAAACCTGACTCGCGGTTCGTTCCACTTTCCCTTTGGCAGGAATAACCTTTCCAGTGTCGGGATCGACTGCCAGACCGCGATCGTTGATAATATTAGTAAAATGCTTGGTGCCAATCAGCCCAGCTTCTCGGTCAAGGTAAATAATAAAATACCCTCCCGGATCGAGAGCAATATCTCGCTTCGAGAGTTCGTTATCAATGGCAGTAATCTCTTGGGCAATATCAGTCATACAGAAGAAAAAGGCTCATGTTAGATAGAACATTATGGGTAAGATTGATGTTCATCGATTGAACCCCTTACCCATGCTATTTATAGTGTAAGATTTCTG
The sequence above is drawn from the Roseofilum reptotaenium CS-1145 genome and encodes:
- a CDS encoding WecB/TagA/CpsF family glycosyltransferase, with product MENNPLKSPEPARVMDLPIHLCDDYPGWLLHLLKERQGAHVVTLNAEMTMQARENPALAEVIRQADLVIPDGSGVVLYLQWQGYQIQRFPGIELAQTLLYRIPEFSSSEEVSKGVFFYGGQPGVAEEAAQMWQQHCPDLEIVAQHGYLSEAEQQALLSMLEEKQPYLIYVGLGVPRQELWIAQHRSICPESIWIGVGGSFDIWAGRKDRAPVWLRDRHLEWVYRLYQEPSRWRRMLALPRFAWLSLTQSF
- the ftsE gene encoding cell division ATP-binding protein FtsE, whose amino-acid sequence is MKTLKQTLQSVRQWWQPSHSPEPSVAGKKIIIQFQNIQKTYNNGTCPLRQISLVVCKGDFLFITGASGAGKSTFLKLIYGAEKPTSGNLTVLGETMTDLKGDRLSQLRRKMGIVFQDYQLIPQKTIAENLTFVLRAQGFSPAQIQRRLPPTLKMLGLSHKANCFPHYLSGGEQQRASLARALVGTPPLLLADEPTGNLDSHNAMQVMKILQKVNRMGITILVTTHDERLIQFLGKPVLSLHQGHLTPVD
- a CDS encoding pentapeptide repeat-containing protein, which produces MKLTHAAVLALFTPLLWLSPAKAENPDHVQQLLETRACMGCDLSGADLSQHHLIGADLRNADLSGANLTEANLEGADLTGANLEGANLTDAFLNQASLHEANLVDVNFTRASLIEVDVTRADMQDLTITEATIYNTQIGVGGLAPEPGEDVEF
- the acsF gene encoding magnesium-protoporphyrin IX monomethyl ester (oxidative) cyclase: MVSSAEKPAFQEIRPGVKVPAKETILTPRFYTTDFDEMAEMDISVNEDELQAILEEFRADYNRHHFVRDEEFNQSWDHIDGETRRLFVEFLERSCTAEFSGFLLYKELGRRLKGKSPVLAECFNLMSRDEARHAGFLNKAMSDFNLSLDLGFLTKSRSYTFFKPKFIFYATYLSEKIGYWRYITIYRHLQKHPEDRVYPIFRFFENWCQDENRHGDFFDAIMKSQPQMLNDWKAKLWSRFFLLSVFATMFLNDIQRSDFYASIGLDAREYDIYVIKKTNETAGRVFPVMLDVDNPKFYEYLDICIENNKKLREIDASSSPKFLKPLQKLPHYLSNGVQFIKLYFMKPIDVTEMEGAVL
- a CDS encoding DUF4346 domain-containing protein; translation: MTDIAQEITAIDNELSKRDIALDPGGYFIIYLDREAGLIGTKHFTNIINDRGLAVDPDTGKVIPAKGKVERTASQVYTARTAKELCVKLFETNPPCGVTMFDHAAYLGRELVRAEFALIQGTEYIQD